The nucleotide window CTGTACTCTACCTGATGACTTCTGTGGGCAACCTCCTTGTCGTGTTCTTAATCATCAATGACCCTCATCTTCATTCTCCAATGTACTTCCTCTTAGCCAATCTTTCATTTATTGATTTCTGTCTTTCCTCAGTAACCACCCCTAAACTGACCACAGACTTTCTAATGACTAATAAGACCATCTCCTTTGGGGGCTGCATGGGACAGATCCTCTTTGTACATTTCTTTGGAGGAGGTGAGATGGTGCTGCTTGTGACAATGGCTTATGACcgttatgtggccatctgcaagccactCCATTACTCCAGCATCATGGACAGACAGAGGTGCATCTGTCTAGTTCTGATATCATGGATCATCGGCTTTGTGCATGCCATGAGCCAACTAGCTATGATTTTAGACCTGCCCTTCTGTGGACCCAGAATAGTGGACAGCTTTTTCTGTGATATTCCTTTGGTGATCAAGCTAGCCTGCACAGATACACATACTCTGGGAATATTGATAAATGCTGACAGTGGAGTCTTGGCAACAACCTGCTTCATTCTTTTGTTGACCTCCTACACCTATATCCTCATAACTGTCCGCCTTCACTCTAAGGATGG belongs to Manis pentadactyla isolate mManPen7 chromosome 11, mManPen7.hap1, whole genome shotgun sequence and includes:
- the LOC118913505 gene encoding olfactory receptor 4K3-like codes for the protein MEEANCSVTPEFIFRGLCDSRELQTFFLLPFSVLYLMTSVGNLLVVFLIINDPHLHSPMYFLLANLSFIDFCLSSVTTPKLTTDFLMTNKTISFGGCMGQILFVHFFGGGEMVLLVTMAYDRYVAICKPLHYSSIMDRQRCICLVLISWIIGFVHAMSQLAMILDLPFCGPRIVDSFFCDIPLVIKLACTDTHTLGILINADSGVLATTCFILLLTSYTYILITVRLHSKDGASKALSTCSSHITVVVLFFGPCIFIYLWPLSITWVDKFLAVFYTVITPLLNPAIYTLRNKEIKNVIKRLINQHKASRDNF